From one Octopus bimaculoides isolate UCB-OBI-ISO-001 chromosome 1, ASM119413v2, whole genome shotgun sequence genomic stretch:
- the LOC106881033 gene encoding 26S proteasome non-ATPase regulatory subunit 10, giving the protein MPVSGNFLSQDSTLQIINAVSNGNVAVTRKLLRSGIDPNIRNDKNQSLICIASRAGNLAVIDELLQRGAKVNFASTDGCTALHVATEAKHEDIVKRLIDAGASTTATTLSGLKPIDLAKYETSIWYALRKAENDEKAKSEAGYAQTSTARNRNHTLRRSS; this is encoded by the coding sequence ATGCCTGTATCTGGAAATTTTCTATCACAGGACTCTACACTACAAATAATCAATGCTGTAAGTAATGGAAATGTTGCAGTCACTCGAAAGTTATTACGATCAGGAATTGATCCTAATATCCGTAATGATAAAAATCAGTCATTAATCTGCATCGCCAGCCGTGCAGGAAATTTAGCAGTAATAGACGAACTTCTTCAAAGGGGTGCCAAAGTCAATTTCGCGTCTACCGATGGTTGTACGGCTTTACATGTCGCAACTGAAGCTAAGCATGAAGATATTGTTAAAAGACTTATCGACGCTGGAGCttcaacgacagcaacaacttTATCGGGTTTAAAGCCGATTGACTTAGCGAAATATGAAACTTCAATTTGGTATGCGCTGAGAAAGGCTGAGAATGATGAAAAAGCTAAATCCGAGGCAGGTTATGCTCAGACGTCGACCGCCAGAAATCGAAATCACACACTCCGTCGAAGctcgtag